In one window of Archocentrus centrarchus isolate MPI-CPG fArcCen1 chromosome 11, fArcCen1, whole genome shotgun sequence DNA:
- the LOC115787693 gene encoding major histocompatibility complex class I-related gene protein-like isoform X3, which yields MKTLMMLIVLCHTASAGVHIMQRMCGCEWDDETGELNGFNQFGYDAEDFIALDLQTLTWIAPKPQALITKLRWDTEKARLEANKYILGHECPKYLKKYVQYGKNLLESAVLPSVSLLQKSPSSPISCHATGFYPHRAMMFWRKDGEEIHEGVDHREILPNNDGTFQMSVDLKLSSVTLADWERYDCVFHLSDVSSDIITKLDKAVIRTNMAEKPTDMVISISAAVVVLALILIAAAAFVAHKKKKAECSPSCADNDSEQSERLNTQS from the exons GTGTTCATATCATGCAGAGGATGTGTGGCTGTGAATGGGATGATGAGACTGGAGAGCTTAATGGGTTCAATCAGTTTGGCTATGATGCAGAAGATTTTATAGCATTGGACCTGCAGACACTGACATGGATCGCTCCAAAACCTCAGGCTCTCATCACCAAACTAAGATGGGACACTGAAAAAGCTCGATTAGaagcaaataaatacattttaggtCATGAATGCCCTAAGTATTTAAAGAAGTATGTGCAATATGGGAAGAACCTTTTAGAGTCAGCAG TTCTTCCCTCAGTGTCTCTCCTCCAGAagtctccctcctctccaaTCAGCTGCCACGCTACAGGTTTCTACCCTCACAGAGCCATGATGTTCTGGAGGAAAGATGGAGAGGAGATCCATGAAGGTGTGGATCATAGAGAGATCCTCCCCAACAATGATGGGACCTTCCAGATGAGTGTTGATCTGAAACTCTCATCAGTCACACTTGCAGACTGGGAGAGGTACGACTGTGTGTTTCACCTCTCTGATGtcagcagtgacatcatcaccAAACTGGACAAAGCTGTGATCAGGACCAACATGG CAGAGAAGCCCACTGACATGGTGATCTCCatcagtgctgcagtggttgTTCTAGCTCTCATCCTCAttgcagctgcagcatttgtggctcacaagaagaagaaag CTGAATGTTCTCCATCCT GTGCTGATAATGACTCTGAGCAGTCTGAGAGACTAAACACACAAAGCTGA